The stretch of DNA GGAACAACGATCCCGCATGGGTGTTCGCCCTCGATCCGAACACGGGCTCGATCCTGTGGAAGCTCCCGCGGAAGGGTCCTGCATCGCCGATGGCCGTTTCGGGTGACCGGCTGTTCCTCTCCATGGCGCAGGGAACCCTCTCGGCCTTGGACCTGAAGACGCGGCAAGCCGTGTGGCGGATCGACCTCCCTAGGCCGCCCAGACAGGCCTCAGACTCCAAAGAAGAGATCGCTATCACGGCACCGGGCCCGGTGAACGCGGTCACGGCCGAAAATGGGCGCGTGGTCGCGAACAGCGGATCGATCACCTCGTGTTTCGACGCGCGCACCGGCGCCTCGCTTTGGCAGGAGGGCGAATCGGCCTATTACGACGAACCGATCGTGACCGCGCGTGGTGTCGTGCTTGTCAAGGGTGGCAAAGCGTGCGTCGGCCGCGATCTAGCGTCGGGCAAGGTCCTCTGGCGGGTGGACCAGATGCTCGGCACTACAGTGAGTTCGCTCGAGGGGGCGTTCGCGATGCTCAGCCAGGGCAACTTGATCGGACTGGACCCGTCTTCGGGCAAGACGCTTTGGTCGCACGGACTGGGCTCTGGCCCGTTCACCGTGGGGCGACGATCCGACACGGTCCTTGGAGGCGTGCTGTTCGCGCGTGGTTGGGAGCGGATGATCGCCGTGGACGGTTTGGGAAAGGAGCTTTGGTCGTGCCCCGAGGATCAAGCTCTCGCGTCTCCGATCTGGACCGACGGCCGGCAGGTTGTTTGCTTCGACGGCCAGCGGTTGTTCCGCTACGTCCCGGGCACGCGGCCGGCGCTGCCCACCCAGCCGACCGCCCGAACGGAAGTTGCTGGGCGCCTCATTGCAAAGTTCGAGGACCTGGACGCCGAGGACTTGGCGCGGCTTGCGAGCCTCGGCGACGACGCCTTCGAACCGTTGCTCCGCGCATTCCTCGGGGCCGCCAAGGCTCAAGACTCCAGAGGTGCGTCCAGCGAGTCCTCGCGCTACGAATCGTTGGCTTCGGTGCTGAAGGCCACCGCCTCCAATCGGCGCGGCGACGATCTGCTCGCCGCGCTCGCCGCCTCCGGTCGGGGGAGTTCCGCCAAGCCGACATTGATCAGATTGCTCGCCCAGTTCGGCGACCCAGACAAGTACATCCCGTACCTTCTCAAGGAACTGGAGGTCCCCACTCCTGGATTCGAGTTCTACGACTCAAGCACCTATGTCTCGCGCATGATCGTGGCTCATTCGAACCATCCGTTGGCGGTTCGTTACATGATCGGGCAGCTCAAGGACCCAAAAGGCGACACCCAGCAGCGGTTCGATGCTTACGTGAACCTGGCGGCGTCGGGAAACGAGGAGGCCGTCGCGGCCGTGCTTGCGGAACGCTCCGAGCGAACTCTGCTCGCTCCGCTCGAAGAGCGCCTCGACCTGGCTCACGTCGGAGGGAGCACGAGGGATCAGGCGACATCGATCCTGCGCGCACAGAAGACCGATGCCAACGGGGTCACCTGGGGGCTGCTCAGCGTGGCCGTGCTTGGCAGCGACGGCGACCTCTGGCTCGTTCGCAAGGAGGGCGACGCCTGGACCCACCCTCGGTTCGCGGGAGTGAGTAGAGAGGCCCCGAGCAGTTGGGCGAATCCTCCGCCTCCGGTGCCGACATTCGCGGGCAAGACCGGAAAGGAGTTAGCGGACGGGGCCTGGTTCGACGCGCTCGTTGGCAATCCCGCGCTGGATTCGGACGCCGACGGCGACGGGTTGACCGACCTCGTGGAGGCGCGCCTGGGAACCGATCCCAAACGCGCGGACACCGACGGTGACGGAGACCCGGATGGGGTGGACCCTTGGCCCAATGCCCAGCGACGGCCCGAGTCCGATGCCGAGAAGGTGCTCGCGGCGGTCTTCGAGGCTCGTTACCACTTCTTCGGAGGGGACCAAGCGGGGATCTTCTTTGCACCTGCGGACATGGAGCCGTTCGAGATGGTCGGGTGGCGCGGACCAGTGATCTGGAAGGCGGATGCCCACGACTGGTCCACCCCGCTCGAGCAGTGCTACGAGCAGGGGGTCGCCTTTATCCGCTTCACGGGCGGCCGGGGCGGGGAGGACAAGCCATGGGAGGAGCAAATGATCACCTGGAACAAGGACCGCACCGAGGCCAGTACGCTGATCTCGACCTACTTCGGTGGCCTAAGCGGGACGGGCTACTCGGCGATCGTGCGCAAGATCGGTGATCGGTGGGTAGTCGTCTCGATGCGGATGGCCTACGTCTCCTAAGTCAACGGTGAACGAGCGTGGTCCGCGTTCAAGGCAGCCCGATGGATCATGTCGTGACGGTTGCAACGAACCGCAGATCCAAGAAGATCGAAGACCACGGCGGCAGCGGACCTGACGAGCTTTGGGCGGTTCAGACGATGATCGACGGATTGGTCCAAACCGCGACCGACTGGGAGAAAGTCAAGGGCTGAGGACGTGCCTGGGCGCGGCACTACCAGAAAGTCACCTCGAAGCCGGCGACGTTGATGAACCGATCCTTCGACTCGGGGGTTTTGTCCGGCAACACAGTCACGCGAATCGTGTGCAGGCCCGGGGGCAGGTCCCTGACGCTCCAATCGAACGGGGCTCCCCGTGTTGGCGCGTACTGGTCGACGACCGTAACCACCTTGCCGTCGATGCGCACCTCCGCGCGCCCGGCGTCGTCGTATTTCCACCCGAGCCAGCGCACCCCGGTGCCGTCGAACTTCGCCTCGCAACTGGCCCCAACCTCGTTGGAGAACCAAAACTGGCCGCCGTCGTTCCAACGGCCTGCCGTTTCCAGCCTGCGGAATCCGATGCGCTTGGGTAGCGAGGGGTCGAGGTAGAGAAAGTAATCCTCGCCCTCCTTGTAGGCGTAATACGGCCGTGCCAGCGTGCCCGGCTGAGACCGGAGCCTGAAGGAAAGCGCCTCCCCAGGCATCTTCTCGAAGTTCGCTGCAAGCTTGTCGAACTCGATGGCCCCTCCCGGATTGAACTCGGAACGGAACGCCATGGCGACCGGGCCGTAGGTAATCGCCGTTGGAAAGGTCTTCTTCGGGTCGATGGGCACCGATCGGAACTCCATGGGCAGCTCAAGTTCGAGGACTTCTCCCTTGCGCCAGCGCCGACTCACGCGCATCCAGTTCTTGCCGGCGTCGACAAGCGCCAACGGCTTGCCGTTCAACTTCGCCGTCATGGGTCCAGAAAGCCACCCCGGGCGCCGGAAGCTCAGAGCCATGGCCTCGCCGGGGGCCTCCTCGAAGGTCAGCGTGGTGCTCGGCGCCTCGGGAAAGCGCGTCGATTGCCGAAGCCGCACCGCACCGCCGTACGAATTGAACGTCAGGGTCGAGGGCACGAACAGGTTCACGCGCACACCGCCCCCCCTTTCTCGGAAATAGATGAGTTCCGGAAGGACCGCCACCGCCATGGGGCGCGTGCCTGTACAGCAGGTCCATTGGCCGTCGTTCACCTTCTGCCCCCCGAACGGGTTGTAGTCGGAGTTGTACATCACGCCCCCCGACGCACTCATCGGGATCGTCGCCGCGATTCCGTTGATGGCCAACCTCTCGACCCAATCGCCGTAGCGCGCGTCGCCGGTGATCAGGATCAAGAGCCGACACAGCTTGAAGGCGGCCCAAGAGCCGCACTGAGTCTCAAACGTGGGCGTGGTCGTCTCAAGGCGGTGGACCACCTCGTCGCGGAGCGCCAGCCGCTCGTCCGGCCCGTAGCCTCCGGTGGCAAAACACTGCTGGGTCTGCAGGAAGTCGTAGCCGCGGGTCACGGTGTCGAGATAGTGCTTCTCGCCGGTGGCCAGGTAGGCGCGCGCCGCCCCCGCAAGAGTGTTGACGTGGCTGTAGGCATGGTACGCCGTCGGCAGCGACTCCGTGCCAGGTCCTTGTCCTTTGAAGAGGGGGGCGCCCTTGGCGAGCCGATCCCAGAACGCCGTGTACTCCCAAACCTTGGCGAAGTCGCCGTATTTGTGCTCGCGGGTCAGGAAGTAGGCGCGGTAGAGGTTCTCGCTGAGCGTGTACCACTCCGTCGATCCTTGCCACACGTTGAGCGCATACGCGTTTGTGCGATCGAGGTTTTTGATCGCCCAGTCCGTGATGCGCGAAAGGTGCGCCTCGACGCCCTCGCTCTCGCAATAGACCGCCATGTCCACAAGCGCGCCCACCATCTTGTCGAACGTGTAGTGCGGCGCGTTGGGCTTGGTCGAGTAGTAGAAGAACCCGTCGGGCGCGATGCACTTGGCCCAGTTCGCCTCGAGCACCTCCGCCTTGGCCTTGCACGCGGGATCGCGGGTGGTCGCGTACATGCGCGCAAGCCCAGAGAGAATCTGGCCGAACGCGTTGAAGGCGTCGTCCGAATACCAACCTCCCAACTCGCGCCCCGGTGCGGGCAGCCCGGCCCTCCGCCTGAAGCCGAGCAGCAGATCGTCGTTGGGGATCCGCAGGTAGAACTCCTTGGCCTCGTCGAGCTGCGTCCTGAGCATTCCGGATTCGAGCGTGATGTCCTCGGGCTCGAACTCCCTAAGGCGTGGGTTGGGACCCATCGGCTCGAGGATCGAGATGCTGGTCCAACCTTGCGCAGGCTGTCCGACGGCAACCAAGTCCGACGCGAAGAGAACGTCCGGCCTGCTCTGGCCTTCGGCGACCTCGATCGTCCAGCCGTGGAAGGGGAGGTTGTCTCGGCCGCTCCACCAGTGGAGCGACGTCGGACCAAACCAGGACTTGTCTTCTCCAGCCGTCCAGTACCTGCCATCCAAGGTCGCTCGCACAGCCTCGACGGTCGCGCGGAAGTCAGCCTTGGCGGAATAGCAGCGTTGTCGACGCGGGGGCCCGCCGCCCAAGTTGTCGACGACGACTTCGGGCACCTCAAGCCGCTGGAATCCCTTGAGGAAGCTCTCGTCCAACGCGGGACGCTGGGCTCGAGACGGAACGGCGATCAGCGACAGGAGCAACGCCAAGGGGAGACCGAGAGCCCGTGTTGCAGGCATGGCTCACTTCAGTTCGCCGCGGAGGGCGTCTTTCCCTTTTCAACTCTCCGCAGGGCGATTATGCCCGAGGGCAACGGCGTGCGCCAATCACGGAAAATCCGACGGCACCGCGCCGACGCTCGCGACGAACTCGTCCCAGAGCGCCTGGGCGTCCTTGCCCGTGAGCTTATGGAACAACGGCATTGGGTCGTCGCCATGGCGGAGTGCCCGGTCCAACGCCGGCCCCAGACCCATGTCGTACTGGCGCGACACCCAGGCGAGCCAGTAGGCGGTGGTTCGGTAGCTGTCGGTGTACTTGTTGCGGGTTGCATCGATGCGCGGCCGTTTAGCCTCCGGCTCGTAGCGCCACCAGCGCACGTAGTCGGCGATGCCCTCGACGAGCCAGCCGGGCTTGGGGCCCCTTCCCGGGTAGGACTGCACGACGTGCGTCAACTCGTGGACGACCATCCCGAGATCGTCCGGATGGGCGGTGATCCACTCGCCGTTGATGGTGATCGTATTGCCCGACGTGTAAGCCGGCGCCGAGATCTTCTTCTTGATGACAAGCCGTATCTGCGACGGGGCCTTGTAATCCTCGGTGGCGAGCAGGGAGCACACCGTCGGGAACCACGACTCGACGAGCCCCTTGGCCGCCTCGCCCCACGCCTGACCCTCGGGGAAGTCGGACGCATCGACCGACACGGGAGGGCACTCCAGCCGCGGCGCCAAGGGATAGATGTGCTTTTGGAGCGGCTGTTGTGCCCCTAGGAGAGCCGCGCTCAAGAGGAGTGCGATGCATGCTGTCTGTTTCATCCAACCGTTGCTCGTTTCGCGAGTCATTTGTTCACCTCGTCCTTTGGCACGCCCGACAAGCGGGCGTGGCACCCGGTATCCACCCGGTATCCACCCGGTACCGGTCCGACCCATCGCCATTCTGATCGCAATCTGGCCTGGCCTCAATTCCATCCCCCATCGATTCGTGCCCGGGTCTCCGCCCAAGGCCGCACGCCGCTTGCCGCATCGCGCGATTCCACCGAGCACGCCCCGACGGCGCACCCGGCCTCCAAACATGCCTCGAGACCAAACCCGCGCACCCAACCCATCAGGAAGCCGGCGATGGTGGCGTCCCCCGCGCCCGTGGTCCCCACGGCCTCCACCGAGAAGCACGGGTGCTCTGCGGTCCGGTTCGCCCAGGAGGCCGCGTTCGAAAGTCCGGGAATCGTCGAGAGCCGGTCCTCGCCGGCGGTCCAGGCGGCCAGGCCTCGGGTCCCCCGCTTCACCACGACGATGCCCGCGCCCATCTCGAGGCACCGCTCGGCGCACTCCTCGGCGGGTCGCCCGAGCATGAACGCCAACTCCCCGTCGCTGGGGAAGAAGAGGTCCACAAGGGGCAGCACGCGTTCGAGGATCCGCCCCCAGGGCGCCTTCCCAGAAGGGGAGGCCGGATCGGGCAGGCTCATGTCCAGCGAGACCGCCGCCCCCGCGCGCCGAGCCTTGGCAAGCAGCGACTCCAACTCCCCGCCCTCGTCGGCGTACATCCGGGCCATGAGCGGCGGGTAGCCGAAGTGCAGCACCTTCGCCCCCTCCAAATGGGCGTCATCGAGGTCGCTCGCCGAAAACGTGTCGTTCTCGCCCGGCATGTGCAAGAACGTGCGGTCCCGGCCGGGCGGGCTGATCACGATCGAGTAGGAGGTCACACCGCCGGCGGTGGCCGCCAAGCCGCGTGTCAAAGAAGGCGACTCGGCGGCCAGCAGCTCGGCGACCACCCTTCCAAACGGGTCGTCGCCGATCTTCCCGACTAGGTCGACCGACACCCCGAGTCGGTGAAGGGCCCGGCCCACGTTCGGCACGCAACCGCCGGTGGCCAGGTCGGCGGCCCCGACCTCGATCAGGGCGCCGGGCCGCAGCTCGGCGTCCCTGAGGAAGTGCGGAATCACGTCGAGACAGATGTGGCCGGCGACGACGATCTCCGCCATCACCCGACCTCGACCGTCCGCCCGGTGCGCTGCGACTCCAAGGCCGCGGTGAAGAGTCGGTGGCTCGCCAGCGCCTCCTCCGGAGTCGCGCAGGGAAACGCGGGGCGGTTCCCAGCCAGCTCCTCGAGGTACGCGGCCCACATCTGCAGGATCGCATCGGTGAACCCGAACTCGAAGATGCTGCCCGTGATCGTCTGGGTCGCTCCCGCATAGCCCAGATCCTCCTCGCGCCACGCCTGCGGACCGCCGGGCTCGTAGGGCATCGTGCGGAGCGTCTTGGGATGGCGCGTGGAGAACTCGGCGCTGTTCTTCGTCCCGAGAATGCGCAGACTCCAGGTGTTGGTGTCGCCCGGTGAGATGCGTTTGGTTTCGAAGATCATCGGGAATCCCTCGGTGCTTTCGCACGCAAGGATCGCGTTGTCCCACGTCTCGCACGGTGCCGTGCCACCGTGCCCGTCGGGACGGGTCTCCACCACGTTGCTCAGCAGCGCGCGCACGTTCTTGGCGCGGAATCCCAACCGCAACGGAAGGTGGAGCACGTGCAATCCGAGGTCGCCCATGCAGCCGTACTCGCCGTTGGTCGCGATGCGGCGTTTCCAATTGATCGCCTTGTTCGGGTCGAGGTCGCTGCTGTGGCAGAACCCCGCCCGCACCTCGAGGATGCGGCCGAATGCGCCCTCTGACGCCATCTTCGCGATGCGCTGCGCACCGGGGAAGTAGGGAAACTCGCTCGAACAGCGCACCAGCAACTCGGGCTTGGCGTCCACGGCCGCGGAGATGCGCTCGGCCGCGGGAAGGTCGATGCCGAAAGGCTTCTCGGCGAACAGGTGCTTTCCCGCCGCGAGGGTGGCCGTGTAAAGCTCCTCGTGCCGGTGGTGGGGCACGGCGCAGTACACCGCCTCCACCGCGGGGTCGGCCAGAAGCTCGGAGTATCGGGTGGTTTGGAGGGGGACCTCGAAATGCGCACCGAACCACTCCATGGCTGCGGGGTCCGCATCGCAGACGGCCACGATTTCGGGCTTGGCGGAAACGCCCTCGAGATGGCACCACCGCGCCGCGGCGCTGGCGAACTCCCGACCCATCAGCCCACACCCGACAACCCCGAAACGGACGGTTCTCATGGCGTGAGGAGGGCGTGGGCGGCTTCGGGCGTGGCCCCTTCGTGGACGATGGCCATGAGCGCCCGGGTCATGCGCGCGGGACTCTCGTGCTGAATCACGTTGCGGCCGTAGACGATGCCCCTTGCGCCCTGCTGCATGAGATCGTACGTGCGCTCAAGGATCGTTGCGTCGGGCGCCCGTCCGCCGCCGCGCACGAGCACCGGAATCTCTCCCGCGATTTGGACGACGCGGTGGTACTCGGCCACGTCGTCGGTCGGGTCGGCCTTGATGACGTCGGCGCCCAGCTCAACGGCTTGGCGCACGAGCGGCAGGATCTTGTCGATGTTCCCATCGACCATGTAGCCACCGGAAGCCGTGTTGTCCCGCATCACCAGCGGCTCGACCATCAGCGGCATGCCCCACCGCTCGCACGCGGGTTTGAGGCGGCATACATTGGCCACGCACTGCTCGTGCAGTCCCGGTTGGTCCGGCAGGCGCAGAAGATTCACCACGACGCACACGGCGTCGAGCCGCAGGGCTTGCTCAACCGCATCGTCGATCAGGCGGCTGAAGAGGCGGGAGGGGAGGGCGTTCCCGTAGACGTTCGCCACGTCGGTCCGCAAGACCAGTGCGGGCTTGCGGGGGCCGGCGATCGACTGGAGCACGGGGGCGGTTCCGGGCGGAAGTTGGATCGCGTCGGGCCCGGCTTGGACGACCGTTCCGACGGCCAATCGGATGTCCTCGATGCCCCCCAGGAAGGAGCGCTCGTTGAAGAACCCGTGGTCGATCGCCACGTCGAAGCAGTGGCCGTCGGCGGCAAAGAGTCGGTTCAAGCGAGCGGTCGTGGACACCTTGGCCGAACTTACCCGTTTGCCGTGCGGCGCCCATGAAAAAAAGGGTGGACGCCATGGTCCACCCTTTCCAATTCGTTCAGGGCAGGGCCCGACCCGAGGGCCGGGCACCTGCGTGCGTCCCTACCGACCAAAACTTGCGCCTGCGGGAGAACGCGTGTGGCGTCCCTCGCCGACCTCCTCGATCAACTTGTCCGCAAATGCGGGGATGTCGTCGGGCTTCCGGCTTGTGACGATGCCGCGGTCGGTGACCACCGCCTCGTCTTTCCAGTGGGCGCCGGCATTCTTCAAATCGGTCTTGATCGAGGCGTAGCTCGTCACGTTGCGGCCCTGGAGCGCGTCGGCTTCGGCCAGCATCCACGGTCCGTGGCAGATGGCGCCGATCGGCCGACCGGACTCCACGAAGCCCTTGACGAACCGCACTGCCTTGTCGCTCATACGGAGCCGGTCGGGGTTCGCCACGCCGCCGGGAATCATCAGCGCGTCGAAATCTTCGGCGCGGCACTGATCCACGGTCTTGTCGACGTGCGCCTGTTTGCCCCAGCCGTCGCCCTTCCAACTCTTGATGTCGCCGGTCTCCAAAGACACGATGGTCGTGGTCGCACCCGCGTCCTCGAGCCTCTTCTTCGTGTCGAAAAGCTCCGATTCCTCAAACCCGTTGGTCGCGAGAATGGCGATCTTCTTTCCTTCAATCTTCTTGTTCATTGGTACCTCCCTTGGATGATTGGAACTAGCGTTGCAACTCAAGCTCTCTTAACTCCTTCTACGTCAAAGGTACTGGAGGTTCTTCGATTCTTGTGGAATCATTACGGTGCGTCCTTCCGCAACCCCCGCGCGCGAGAACGCCTTCGGTCGCATAATGCAATTGATGCGGACACGTCTCACGGTCCTGGGCGCGTTAGCCACGCTGCTGGCCGCGCTGATCGCTTTGGCTTCGCTCGTCTTCGGCGTTGCGGGCGCATTGGGCAAAGGGGGTGAGGTCAATCACACGACCGCGATTCCCAACCTGCTCACTGGTATCGTGTGCGCGCTGGCGGTGGCCGCGTTCCTGAGACGGCGCCGAGAGTGGTTTGGACTCGCGCTTGCGGGGGCGGTCGGCCACTTCGCGGGTCATGCGATGCTGCTTTCCCGCCTGGGAGATCGGGGCGGAGTGAATGCCGGGCGCCTCGCGGGGCTGTTCGCCGTGCCGATCCTGTGGCTGGTCGCGGTTCTCATCATGCGCCAGTCCCGGGAGGCCGTGAGCCAACCATGAAGATCCAAACCAAGCCGTTCCGCATCGGCGAAGGTGAGTCCGTGGATTTGGGGAAGTGCCCGACCCGCGTCAAGCCGTTCTACAAGTCGAAGGGCGACTACAAGGACCTCCTCGAGAAGCACATCGAGAAGCTGAGCGCGCTGCAGAACCTTCAATACGCCCACAACCAGTACGCCCTCCTGGTGATCTTCCAAGCGATGGATGCCGCAGGGAAGGACGGCGCGATCAAGCACGTGATGTCCGGCGTGAACCCCCAGGGTTGCCAGGTCTTCAGCTTCAAGCATCCGAGCGCCCAGGAGCTCGACCACGACTTCCTTTGGAGGACGACCCGGTGCCTTCCAGAACGCGGCCGCATCGGGATCTTCAACCGCTCGTACTACGAGGAGGTGCTCGTGGTGCGCGTCCATCCGGAGATTCTCCAAGGGCAGGGGTTGCCGAAGGAGGATCTCGAAGACCCCGAGATCTGGGACCATCGGATGCGATCGATGGTGGACCTCGAGAAGCACTTGAACCGCAACGGCACCAAGGTGGTGAAGTTTTTCCTCCACGTTTCGAAGGAGGAGCAGCGCAGGCGCTTCCTCGCGCGCATCGAAGATCCTGAGAAGAACTGGAAGTTCAGCCCAGGCGACCTGGCCGAGCGCGCCCACTGGAACGAGTACATGGCCGCCTACGAGGCGTGCCTCGGCGCGACGAGCACGAACCACGCCCCCTGGTACGCGGTTCCCGCCGACGACAAGTACAACGCCCGCCTCATCGTGTCCCAGGTGATTGTGGAGACGCTGGAGGGTCTGAAGATGACCTATCCCGAAGCCGAAGCGCACGGAGACGAGTTGGCCGCGTGCCGCCAACAACTGGAAGCGGAAGCAAAATAGCCGTTCGTCTATCGTCCTTCGTTGGTCGTTTGTCGTCCCCTCTCCCCGACAAACGACAAACGATCAACGACCAACGATCACTCCGTCCGCGCGTCCTTCAGGAACTTGGCGTGCCAGTCGAGGAACAGCCGGTTCCGGCCGCCGAAATGGACGGATTTGCCCTTCAAGTCGGCTGGCACCGACGGGATGGTGCGGGGGAAGTAGGCGTCCACGGCCATCTCGACGTCCGAGACGCCTTGGGGCGAGCCCACCTGGGGATTGCCCGCGAGCTGGAGATCGCGAACGGCCTGCTCCTCCGACTTGCCCCAGAGATTGTCGAGGGGCACGGGGTCGTCGGGTCGGTCGAAGCGCCACATCCAGAAGTTGCTCTTCCAACGGCGGCCGGCGACGTCGAACTCCTGCACGACTTGGGGCACGCGGCCGAGCGCGGAGGCTTCGGTTCCTGGACAAACGAGGATCTCGAAGTTCTTCAGGTAGATGCCCACTGTGGGCCCAAGCCAACCCGTGCGCGGATCGGAGGGAGGCCACGTAGTCCATGGTTTGTACCCGCCGGGCAGCGAGGATTTGAGGTCTCGGCGATCGGGGAGACGGTCGTCCCAGTCGCCCATGTACATCATCATCGCCGCCCCGAGCTGGCGGAAGTTGCTGATGCACGCGATCTGCTTGGCCTTGGCCTTCGCCTGCGAGAAGACGGGGAAGAGGATGGCCGCGAGGATGGCGATGATCGCGATCACCACCAAGAGCTCGATCAGGGTAAACCCCGCGGGCACAGGCGTCTCGCCTGCCTTTCGCGAGCTTGCCGTGGGGCTTGAGGGCCTTGGGGAAGTACTCACCTCGCGCCCCCGTGGGCAGGCCACGCGCTGTTCAACGGATAGACCTTGACTTCGCCGGTCCATGCGCCTGTTCGCTCCACCCGCAACCCGCGGGGGCCGTCGACCGGCAGCGCGAAGATCGGCATCGACACCGCTCCTTCTTGCGCGAAGATCTCGAGCGAGGCGCGGTCCACCAGCACCCGCAGCCGCAAGCGCCCTTCGACAGGTGCGACCCGCACGGACCTGTCGAGGCACTTCAAATCGTGCGATGGGGCATCGTAGGTGATGCGCTGGCCGTTGGCGACGAGGGCGAGCGTTCCCGTGGGCGGGACCTCCAGTGAGACCGTCGCGTCGATCAGGCCGCTCTCGACCGGAAACCAACCGGACCCCTGCTCCTTCACCAGGGGGCCATGCAGCCGTGCGAGCTCGGAAACCGGGTGGATGCGCAGCCTCGGGCCGTCTGGCGTGGACACCAGCGTCAACTCGGTGGGAATCCCCAATTCCTGGTTCCATGCGGTCCCCGGGAAGTTCGCATTGTTGTGCCACGCGATCTGCACGCGTCGGCCATTGGGGTCGTTGAAGTAGGTCTGCGCCGCGTAGCCCGTGTTGCCGAAGTTCGTGGGAATC from Fimbriimonadaceae bacterium encodes:
- a CDS encoding prepilin-type N-terminal cleavage/methylation domain-containing protein, giving the protein MPAGFTLIELLVVIAIIAILAAILFPVFSQAKAKAKQIACISNFRQLGAAMMMYMGDWDDRLPDRRDLKSSLPGGYKPWTTWPPSDPRTGWLGPTVGIYLKNFEILVCPGTEASALGRVPQVVQEFDVAGRRWKSNFWMWRFDRPDDPVPLDNLWGKSEEQAVRDLQLAGNPQVGSPQGVSDVEMAVDAYFPRTIPSVPADLKGKSVHFGGRNRLFLDWHAKFLKDARTE